The following proteins come from a genomic window of Pseudomonas syringae:
- a CDS encoding GAD-like domain-containing protein — protein sequence MRDQYFEAFIAEAGEAKSRREVSHEQISKYRDILPNALLQYWQEEGWCCYANELFWTVNPDEYKHLLDMWLTGTDIKELDNYHVIARSGFGALYAWGEKYNQKIVISCPTGSIAALKNKLQKPNKDPGMAIRSFFSMFDKERFDIEDGAGNFIFEQALKKLGPLEDHELYGFVPALFVGGEASIDHVVKCDLDVHLTILRQLR from the coding sequence ATGAGAGACCAGTATTTCGAAGCATTTATAGCTGAAGCGGGCGAAGCTAAAAGCCGTCGCGAAGTATCTCATGAGCAAATCTCAAAGTATCGGGATATTTTGCCTAACGCCTTATTACAATATTGGCAGGAGGAAGGTTGGTGCTGTTACGCAAATGAACTTTTCTGGACCGTTAACCCCGATGAATACAAGCATCTGCTTGATATGTGGCTGACAGGAACTGACATCAAAGAACTTGATAACTACCACGTTATAGCAAGAAGCGGCTTTGGTGCTCTTTATGCGTGGGGCGAGAAGTATAATCAAAAAATAGTTATCTCGTGTCCGACAGGGTCAATTGCGGCATTAAAAAACAAACTACAAAAACCTAACAAAGATCCAGGCATGGCAATAAGGTCATTTTTTTCCATGTTCGACAAAGAAAGATTTGACATTGAGGACGGCGCAGGTAATTTTATTTTTGAACAGGCACTGAAAAAGTTAGGTCCACTCGAAGATCATGAGCTGTATGGCTTTGTACCCGCATTATTTGTTGGTGGAGAAGCATCGATAGATCATGTAGTAAAATGTGATCTGGATGTTCACTTGACAATTCTTCGCCAGCTGCGATAA
- a CDS encoding putative toxin, producing the protein MGKNVGGMLEIKNVQNLSMSNQLRAQIQHATETGQPLNLVVSPRTNNVSRSLIEGVRSTGGNVYRYDPKTGVISEF; encoded by the coding sequence CTGGGGAAAAATGTTGGCGGGATGTTAGAGATTAAAAATGTCCAAAATCTCTCAATGTCGAACCAACTGCGTGCGCAAATACAACACGCGACAGAAACAGGACAGCCTTTAAATCTTGTTGTGAGCCCGAGAACAAACAATGTGTCTAGAAGTCTTATTGAAGGCGTGCGGAGTACTGGCGGAAACGTTTACAGATACGACCCTAAAACTGGCGTAATTTCAGAGTTTTAA